A window from bacterium encodes these proteins:
- the rplR gene encoding 50S ribosomal protein L18, producing MIKHKDRNEARQRRHLRIRRGVRGTADRPRLSVFRSLAHMYVQIVDDGEGRTLATASTLDPEIRAQAAAANKSAACKIVGQLIARRAQERGVRRVVFDRGGYLYHGRVRAVAEGAREGGLEF from the coding sequence ATGATCAAGCACAAAGATCGTAACGAGGCGCGCCAGCGCCGGCATCTGCGAATCCGGCGGGGCGTCCGGGGTACCGCGGACCGCCCGCGGCTATCGGTGTTTCGCAGCCTCGCCCACATGTACGTGCAGATCGTCGACGACGGGGAGGGGCGGACGCTTGCGACCGCGTCGACGCTCGATCCCGAGATCCGCGCCCAGGCGGCGGCCGCCAACAAGTCGGCGGCGTGCAAGATCGTCGGGCAGCTGATCGCGCGGCGCGCGCAGGAACGCGGCGTACGCCGGGTCGTGTTCGACCGGGGCGGGTACCTCTACCACGGCCGGGTGCGTGCGGTCGCGGAGGGCGCCCGCGAGGGCGGGCTGGAGTTCTAG
- the rplF gene encoding 50S ribosomal protein L6 translates to MSRVGRMPIPIPQGVEVKVTDGTVNVSGPKGKLARVVHPDIGVAVADNHVLVSRHSDDKFHRALHGLTRALVANMVHGVTQGYRVELEIQGVGYRAQKQGAALALQVGFSHPVEIKPPAGVTLDAPQPNRIVVGGIDKEQVGQMAATIRALREPDPYKGKGIRYLGERVRRKAGKAGKAVGGAKG, encoded by the coding sequence ATGTCCCGTGTAGGCAGAATGCCGATTCCGATCCCGCAGGGGGTCGAGGTCAAGGTCACGGATGGGACGGTCAACGTATCCGGGCCGAAGGGCAAGCTGGCGCGCGTCGTGCACCCCGACATTGGGGTTGCCGTGGCGGACAACCACGTCCTGGTCTCGCGGCACAGCGACGACAAGTTCCACCGCGCGCTGCACGGTCTGACGCGCGCCCTCGTTGCGAACATGGTGCACGGGGTTACCCAGGGCTATCGGGTGGAGTTGGAGATCCAGGGGGTCGGGTACCGCGCCCAAAAGCAGGGCGCGGCGCTGGCGCTGCAGGTGGGGTTCTCACACCCCGTGGAGATCAAGCCGCCGGCCGGGGTGACGCTGGACGCGCCGCAGCCGAACCGGATCGTCGTCGGGGGCATCGACAAGGAACAGGTCGGCCAGATGGCCGCGACCATCCGCGCGCTCCGGGAGCCGGACCCGTACAAGGGCAAGGGAATCCGGTACCTCGGGGAGCGGGTCCGGCGCAAGGCGGGTAAGGCCGGCAAGGCCGTCGGCGGGGCAAAGGGGTAG